The genomic stretch GACGATCAGGCCGAGTCCGCCGCTCGGGTAGTAGCCCCAGCTGCGGCTGTGCGGCCAGGTCGGCAGGGCGCCGAGCAGCATGAGGATGAGAACGACGAGCAGAACGGTGCCTAACATAATGATGATCCTTTCAAAGGGGCGGGCGCCGTCCGCCGATGGGGCGCGAATCGAGCCGGTTGGGCCATCGGGCCGACGACTCTGAAATTCATGGAGGAAGAGTAAGGGGCCGGACGGGAAGCGGCTATGGGGTCTTACCCTACTGGCGTCGGGCGT from Verrucomicrobium sp. GAS474 encodes the following:
- a CDS encoding DUF3309 family protein, whose amino-acid sequence is MLGTVLLVVLILMLLGALPTWPHSRSWGYYPSGGLGLIVVILLLLFLLGKI